TACAAAATTGAGGTTTGAATTAGAGTTATTAAGCAATAaggtaaaaatattataaaaatgtataaattaattTTGGAATGGCATGTAAAAGATAAAGAAGTTAATCAattatgatacattgggcaaaatatattGGTTATAATATACAGTTAGAAGACTGGGGGAAAACTATGGAAATGTGGAATATATTTTACAGTTTGCAGTTCTCTTattgatgtatagatggtatataacaccagcgaaatcagcaaaaatgtataaaacaaataattaatgttggaaatgtaaagaaaactaATGTACTTTTTAACCTACGAGGTGGGTTTGTAAGGAAttgaaggctttctgggaaatgatttataataaactttttaaaatgctgaaatatacatttgtttaaaaaaaaacccagaagtcttCTTAATTGGTATTGTTGGTACTGAAGTACATAAGCAAGATAAGAGactgtttttatatgcaacaactgcagcaagaatattattagcccaacgatggaagcaggaagagattccaatggaagaagaatggcagatgaaatagATGGACTATGCTGAGTTGGCGAAACTAACTGGGCAAATTCATAGAAAAATCTATAATTTGTTTACTTATGATAAGGACTTAATAGCAATAAGTAtaacaacaaaatgcaatattGGAGAGTAAGTTGGAAAACCATCAGTCGAGGAGGGTGGAAGTCTCAGGCTGTAGTAGCCAAATGTTTTCTATGTTATCTATAAGTCGGATGTTAAGCttaaaaatatgtgcaaaaacatatgtgtgtgtgtgtgtgtgtgtgtgtgtgtgtgtgtgtgtgtatatgtatatatgtatatatgtatatgtatagatAAAGATATTCAATAATGTTGCATTCTATTTTTGTATGTTAACTAGATCCATAATTGGATTGAAGAGAACTTAGGGTATCCTTCCATAAacagatgccttccagatgttttaggcaaAAACTTCCACCAGCCACCAAAGTGTAGTACAGGAGGGACAGGCAGGGCAGGGCCAACTCCTTCAGGACAGCAGAGTGATGAGCAGCACTGGCTCTGCCTCCTACCTTTGAACTTTTTCTGCTCTGGCTGGTCAATAGAAATACTTGAAACTCAGACTTGAAACAGAGGTTGcgtctttcctcccctcccaaccCATTCTCCTTTTGTGAATCttagggtgtttgtgtgtgtgtgtgtgtgtgtgtgtgtgtgtgtgtgtgagagagagagagagagagagagagagagagagagagagagagagagagagagagagagagagagagagagaactaacaAGTGGAGTGAAGGttataggtttgtttttgtttctattgtgtattttgtgttttcttatcttcctgttttatgttgtgaactgctctgagatctatgggtaaagcgctttatttaataaataaaaacaaaatccatgGCCATAACACATACCAGACAGATACATGGCTTCAAAAGTTGATTTCTTCATGTACATAATGAGATACTTTTCATAATCAATATCCATCATGCGGATTTCACCACCTATACAGGAAACAACACAAGACATCAGTTGAAGGAAGCGGTTTCCCCATATCTTGGCtgttagtgggggggggcaggcaaattGGGATCAGCCACTCTTAGTCATCTTaattattccttctttctcccaacccCTCATTTAATATGTCTTCAGAAGTAATTTTAAGTGCCACAGATTGCCCTACCTAAAGCAGGCAGTGGGAaccaccattcctcccccccccccagtcgtcTTGCTCCCTGTCCTTATGTGGACATTCTCTCAACCCCTGTCCCAGAAGGCCTTGCTTTGAGGAAGGACCCCCCTCCCGTCCCTTTTCTCAAtgtgtggcagggagggggggatccTTAGACCCTGCAGAAGTCTTGTTTGGAGAGTAGCAAAGCAAGCAGGTGGCAGAGAGGCTCCAGACGGTGGGAACTTGCTACCCCTTCTGCAGCTCCTTAACTTTGTTGagagccgcccacagtggctggagtAACCCGGTCAGATGGATGGGATATACCggtaagtaataaaattattgtttttgttgttgttatttgcctGGCTCTGTTAAACTAGAACATTTCCTGTGGCATCCCAAGGGCTTTGGAGAACCTCACTAGGAAAGCAAAAACTAGCTGTTTTGGTCCATTTCAAAAATAAGAAAACCCTCTAGGTGAGCATTACATTTATTTCAGCCAACCCTAGTGTCAGGAAAGACTGGCCAACTTTTAAGTTCTCCAGCACTCTTCACCGAGCACAATATTACCAAAAGAATGAttaatccacccacccacccaaaaaaccaaTCAGACTGGGTTGGTATCTATGAGGGCAGCGTATAGGGTCAGTTGCGAGATAAAGATTGTAGGATGACAGAGTCCCTTCCCAGTCCAATACAGATCAGTTGTCTGGCCACCTGGGATTCTGCGATAAAAAAAGCAAAGGCTGCTCCCCAGGTCTGAGAACATAGATCCCAGCTGTTACCCAGAACTCCCTTGTGCAGCCTGGAGTGAAACACTCCAGTTCCTCCTGGTTAAGCAGAGGGGAGATCTAAAGAGAAAACAGGAGTCTTCCATTTTGAAAGGCCCAAGATTAATTTTGAATGGCATACAAGGCAAACCATATATTTCTGAGTTGGGAAGTAGAGGCATTGGTTTAACCATCTGCCATGAGTCTTTAACTCCTCATTTGCCCTTCCTATCTCTTTGTTATTTAGACTGATAGTCTTATGCTGAATCCTCTttacaacctcctcctcctcccttcactTCTCTCTTTAATTTCAAGATGAGAGATCAGCTTGAAACGATCTTCCGAAAGAACTATGGAGCAAGCATGGCTGCCTTTGTTTTCTCAGACTACTTAGCTTTAGCtagacccagtgtttttttctttaaaataaatgtttaagggcactctcattttcctactcatattgaaatactgcccctcaatgaggccaaacttagattgaaaaaaatgtttaggggaatgtgtacccctgtgtcccgccagaaaaaagcactgcctagacTTAGAAACCTTTTTCTAGCCTTGTTATGTATTTCCTAAAATAAACATCTTTATTGGGGGGCAAGTGATTGCACTGCTCTCCCCCACAAAACTCGATTTTGCACTCAAAAGAAGCATATAAATGGGGAAAAGAACAGATGTTTGAACATTTGCCCAAATCACAGCATCTGGATCTTCTGATCATAAAACATACTTTATCATCAGGTAATAGGGTGGCTGATGGCAGTCGTACTCACCGGTAAATTTGAATACACCAGGTTTGTCTGTGTGCTTTAACATAGCAGTTGCTTCTTTGCAGAcaccgtccctggaaaagagaGCTAAATGAAAGCACTTCAAAACCAGATACCCAGCCTGCTTCTGCCTTGCCTCTCCCACTTGTATTTCTTAGGGTGTCAGAGCCACTGATGGAAGAAATACAGTTCCAGTAAAATGCCTTTCTGTCTACCAGAGGGAAGGATAGCTGGAGCGTCAAGAGGAATGGCACCCTGACCAATGCCTTCAAAATGAACAGGCCTTCTTGGAGGCCTCTACATGATCAAATGTAGGTTTCTGCAGGATTACTCATGTCTCCACTGACTTTccagcaatgttttatttatatcacTATGCCCAACCTAAGTAGCTCTTTAAGATAAAaccagacaccccccccaaaaaagagagataattggggatgggaaacctgtggtcttcccTAAGCAGCAGCTCTACACAAAATCTGGACATTGCTCCACccagctcaatattgcctacactgactggcagtgccagAAACTTTATGCCCTTTCCAAACCATCTCAAAACAATTTCAGGGGAAATCAGGGCTTTGGCTCCgtggcagagcacttgctttgcatgtgcaaggacccaggttcaattctcagcCTATGCATGATGGGAGGAGAGGTATCAGTTGTAAGATACTAACGACATACATATAATTAGTGGTGAGTTTCATATCTCCATCTGTAAGCTCCACCATGTGGTCCATCGGTGATATTTTCTGCTCATACTCAGTCAACTCAGGCAGCTTGGAAGCCATCCCGATGGGGTGCCACTTCCCGACAGTCTAAATCAGAAGAATTTTGATTGACATTTTAGGGATCAGAGAAAGTTGACAAGGGTTCGTTATATAACACAACCCACCTCATCTCTAGTATTTTCCTACCAAAGCTAGGAGTATATATCAAAATCAGGCAACTATTAATCTGCTGATAGCCAAACTTCTGGACCtgggggagaggaaaagggggACCCAAAAGCAACAGGGCCTTTACTCAAGAGCAAAGCTGCTTGGGTATCCTATCCAGGTAAGGCTTCCCTATCTGAAAGTCCCATCTGTAAACGTCTTACCTTTTGGGCGTCAAAGTTTGGGACCACAGGGATGTCAGCACTGACAGGAAATATGTAGTCAGGGGTCATTCCAAACACCAACAGCAGCACAGCAATCATCCTGGAGCTGCTTCTCTCCTGCTCTTACCGTGAACACCGTGTGCAGGGGGAGAGAATGATGGTCCAGGGTTGCAGCGGCCCATTTTAAATATCTGTCTTCAAAGCACATCCCACTCATCAACTTATGCAAGAGGGAAGAACAGAGTGGTAACAGCAGGgttatttttaaagggaattaATTTATTTGTGGTGTGGAACAAGGTGGAGTCTCCTTTATACTTCAGAAGAAACAAACATGCTTGTTCTCTTGGGTTGTTGAGGGGGATGTTCTTGAGGGGGATGTTCAAGGCTGGCACATTCCCTTCCTGGGCAAGTACAGAGATCAGGTGCGAAGATGATGAAGCACTGACGTGACATATTTAAAGAgttgccctgcgactctttaaaatgaaagttctcccactacttctggtgggcattgccttgggttcgcgtagggactttgtaagattggaatctatccaatcacaattcctcagggccattctcaggatccctccttctgttgcgggtgcgatcatgagattggagaccggttgtcaagcctttacgtatgtggccctgaaagcgaaattgtggctatggctcaaactatgtttcagaccgatgggtttggcccccctgattctgagggataattttaaatctccatgggaaagggaagtggtagaggaagtgcaaaattgtggtctgtcctccctttatattgagtccatgacatacagccgcgctaaagcgatgatcgctcagagattgggggatatctccagacaggaggacatagcccgcgtgaaatctgggatgtttttaggggagcaggtgtatcggtctgcagcagcccgttacctggcggatatccactacgtggaataccgcagactaattactgcggctagactgaatgtccttgattcagcagttttgaggggaagatttggaggagtcccatacggtcagagaatgtgccattgtgccttgggtgaggtagagtccacagaacacattctactgagttgtcccttttataatgatttaaggcaatatcttatagacccgtatttatctcagtttagttcccgaccaagagaacagcaggcagcatatttgctcaacaagcccactgggaaaataaccttctcagtggcta
Above is a window of Zootoca vivipara chromosome 2, rZooViv1.1, whole genome shotgun sequence DNA encoding:
- the LOC132591628 gene encoding epididymal secretory protein 4, whose product is MIAVLLLVFGMTPDYIFPVSADIPVVPNFDAQKTVGKWHPIGMASKLPELTEYEQKISPMDHMVELTDGDMKLTTNYMDGVCKEATAMLKHTDKPGVFKFTGGEIRMMDIDYEKYLIMYMKKSTFEAMYLSARGSDVGDDIKEKFKKLVLEQNFPEAHIKYFNAEQCTPTAA